One stretch of Numenius arquata chromosome 8, bNumArq3.hap1.1, whole genome shotgun sequence DNA includes these proteins:
- the RO60 gene encoding RNA-binding protein RO60, producing the protein MEDEENQVLLPNEKQVPNSESGYVWHVTDMNRLQRFLCFGSEGGTYYIKEQKLGFENAEALIRLIEEGRGCEVVQEIKTFSQEGRAAKQEPLLFALAICSQCSDAKTKQAAFKAVPEVCCIPTHLFTFIQFKKDLKEGMKCGMWGRALRKAVADWYNGKNGMAVALAVTKYKQRSGWSHKDLLRLSHLKPASEGIAIVTKYITKGWKDVQEAYKDKAVSAETEKLLKYLEAVEKVKRTKDELEVIHLIEEYGLVREHLLTNHLKSKEVWKALLKEMSISVLLRNLGKLTANSVLEPRGSEVAIVCERLRNEKLLKKGRIHPFHILVALETYKAGHGSRGKLWWRPDEDILEALDASFYKTFKTVEPTGKRFLVAVDVSASMTQKVLGSVLNASTVAAAMCMVVARTEKDSHIVAFSHEMVPCPVTADMTLPQVLVKMYEIPMGTTDCSLPMIWAQKTQTAADVFIVFTDNETFAGNIHPAAALREYREKMGIPAKLIVCGMTSNGFTIADPDDRGMLDICGFDTGALDVIRNFTLDLI; encoded by the exons ATGGAGGACGAGGAAAACCAAGTGCTACTCCCGAATGAAAAGCAGGTGCCGAACTCTGAAAGTGGTTATGTGTGGCATGTCACCGATATGAATCGACTGCAACGTTTCTTGTGTTTTGGTTCAGAAGGTGGTACTTACTACATCAAGGAGCAGAAGCTGGGCTTTGAAAATGCAGAAGCTTTAATAAGGCTGATTGAAGAGGGTAGAGGTTGTGAAGTTGTTcaagaaataaagacatttagtCAAGAAGGCAGAGCAGCAAAACAGGAGCCCCTGCTTTTTGCTCTTGCAATTTGCTCACAGTGTTCTgatgcaaaaacaaaacaagcggCATTTAAAGCTGTTCCTGAGGTGTGTTGCATACCGACCCATCTCTTTACTTTCATCCAATTTAAAAAAGATCTGAAGGAGGGCATGAAATGCGGCATGTGGGGCCGCGCACTGAGGAAAGCTGTTGCAGATTGGTACAATGGAAAGAATGGCATGGCTGTTGCTTTAGCAGTtacaaaatataaacaaagaaGTGGTTGGTCTCATAAAGATCTTCTGAGGTTGTCCCACCTAAAACCTGCCAGTGAAG gAATTGCTATAGTCACTAAATATATCACCAAAGGGTGGAAAGATGTCCAAGAGGCTTATAAAGACAAAGCAGTTTCTGCTGAGACTGAAAAACTCTTGAAGTACCTGGAGGCTGTGGAGAAAGTAAAACGCACAAAAGATGAGTTGGAGGTTATTCATCTGATAGAGGAATATGGTCTAGTGAGAGAGCATCTCCTGACAAATCATCTGAAATCTAAAGAG GTTTGGAAGGCATTGCTGAAGGAAATGTCTATTTCTGTATTGTTGAGAAATTTAGGAAAACTGACAGCAAATTCAGTGCTCGAACCACGAGGTTCAGAAGTGGCAATAGTATGTGAAAGACTAAGAAATGAGAAACTGCTAAAAAAG GGCAGAATACATCCATTCCATATTTTGGTTGCATTAGAAACCTACAAAGCTGGACACGGAAGCAGAGGGAAGCTTTGGTGGCGTCCTGATGAAGACATTTTAGAAGCTTTAGATGCCTCATTTTACAAAACTTTCAAG acaGTTGAACCAACAGGAAAACGCTTCTTAGTTGCAGTTGATGTCAGTGCATCAATGACACAAAAAGTTTTGGGGAGCGTGCTCAATGCTAGCACAGTTGCAGCAGCAATGTGTATG GTTGTCGCACGTACTGAGAAGGATTCCCATATTGTTGCCTTTTCACATGAAATGGTCCCTTGCCCGGTGACGGCTGATATGACGTTACCTCAAGTATTAGTGAAAATGTATGAA attCCAATGGGTACCACTGATTGTTCCCTTCCAATGATATGGGCTCAGAAAACTCAGACAGCTGCTGATGTCTTCATTGTATTTACCGACAATGAGACCTTTGCTGGAAATATTCATCCTGCAGCAGCTCTTAGAGAGTACAGGGAG AAAATGGGTATTCCTGCTAAACTGATTGTTTGTGGAATGACATCAAATGGTTTTACGATTGCAGATCCAGATGACAGAGGCATGTTGGATATATGTGGCTTTGATACAGGAGCTTTGGATGTTATTCGAAACTTCACTTTggatttgatttaa